Proteins from a single region of Tamandua tetradactyla isolate mTamTet1 chromosome 12, mTamTet1.pri, whole genome shotgun sequence:
- the ZBTB1 gene encoding zinc finger and BTB domain-containing protein 1 isoform X2, whose amino-acid sequence MAKPSHSSYVLQQLNNQREWGFLCDCCIAIDDIYFQAHKAVLAACSSYFRMFFMNHQHSTAQLNLSNMKISAECFDLILQFMYLGKIMTAPSSFEQFKVAMNYLQLYNVPDCLEDIQDADCSSSKCSSSASSKQNSKMIFGVRMYEDTARNGNEANRWCAEPSSTVNTPHNREPDEESLQLGNFPEPLFDVCKKSSVSKLSTPKERVSRRFGRSFTCDSCGFGFSCEKLLDEHVLTCTNRHSYQNTRAYHRIVDIRDGKDSNIKTEFGEKDSSKTFSSQMDKYRGDTNQAADDSASTTGSRKSGTVESETASEEKSRAAETKRIIIKMEPEDIPTDELKDFNIIKVTDKDCNESTDNDELEDEPEEPFYRYYVEEDVSIKKSGRKTLKPRMSISTDERGGLENMRPPNNSSPVQEDAENASCELCGLIITEEDLSSHYLAKHIENICACGKCGQILVKGRQLQEHAQRCGEPQDLTMNGLGNAEEKMDMEENPDEQSEIRDMFVEMLDDFRDNHFQINNIQKKQLFKHSACPFRCPNCGQRFETENLVVEHMSSCLDQDMFKSAIMEENERDHRRKHFCNLCGKGFYQRCHLREHYTVHTKEKQFVCQTCGKQFLRERQLRLHNDMHKGMASGEIGSSKPLEE is encoded by the coding sequence ATGGCAAAGCCCAGCCACAGCAGCTACGTCCTTCAGCAGCTAAACAATCAAAGGGAATGGGGTTTTCTCTGTGACTGTTGTATTGCAATTGATGACATTTACTTTCAAGCACATAAAGCAGTTCTAGCTGCTTGTAGCTCctattttagaatgtttttcatGAACCATCAGCATAGCACTGCACAACTGAATCTCAGCAACATGAAAATTAGTGCTGAGTGTTTTGATCTCATTTTGCAGTTTATGTACTTAGGAAAAATTATGACCGCTCCCTCTAGTTTTGAGCAGTTTAAAGTGGCAATGAACTACTTACAGCTATACAATGTTCCAGACTGCTTAGAAGACATACAGGATGCAGACTGTTCTAGTTCAAAATGTTCATCTTCTGCTTCCAGCAAACAGAACAGTAAAATGATATTTGGGGTAAGAATGTATGAAGACACTGCTAGAAATGGCAATGAAGCCAATAGGTGGTGTGCAGAGCCAAGTTCAACAGTAAATACACCACATAATAGAGAGCCTGATGAAGAGTCTTTACAATTAGGTAATTTTCCTGAACCATTATTTGATGTGTGCAAAAAAAGTTCTGTGTCCAAATTATCTACTCCAAAAGAACGTGTGTCACGGCGCTTTGGACGGAGTTTTACCTGTGATAGCTGTGGATTTGGCTTTAGCTGTGAAAAATTATTAGATGAACATGTGCTAACCTGTACTAACAGACATTCATATCAAAATACAAGAGCCTATCACAGAATAGTAGATATTAGAGATGGAAAAGACAGTAACATCAAAACTGAATTTGGTGAAAAGGATTCttctaaaacattttcttcacaaatggacaaatacagAGGAGACACAAACCAGGCTGCTGATGATTCAGCCTCAACCACTGGAAGCAGAAAAAGTGGCACAGTAGAATCAGAAACAGCCAGTGAAGAGAAAAGCAGAGCTGCTGAGACAAAAAGAATCATTATCAAGATGGAGCCAGAAGATATTCCTACAGATGAACTGAAAGACTTTAACATTATTAAAGTTACTGATAAAGACTGTAATGAATCCACTGACAATGATGAATTAGAAGATGAACCTGAAGAgccattttatagatattatGTTGAAGAAGATGTCAGTATTAAAAAAAGTGGTAGGAAAACTCTAAAACCTCGGATGTCAATAAGTACTGATGAAAGAGGTGGTTTAGAAAATATGAGGCCCCCTAATAACAGTAGTCCAGTACAAGAGGATGCTGAAAATGCATCCTGTGAACTATGTGGACTCATAATAACGGAGGAGGACCTGTCATCTCATTATTTAGCCAAGCACATTGAAAATATTTGTGCATGTGGTAAATGTGGACAAATACTTGTGAAGGGCAGACAACTTCAGGAACATGCTCAGAGATGTGGAGAACCCCAAGATTTGACAATGAATGGATTAGGAAATGCTGAGGAGAAAATGGACATGGAAGAGAATCCTGATGAGCAGTCTGAAATAAGAGATATGTTTGTTGAAATGTTGGATGATTTTAGGGACAatcatttccagataaacaacaTCCAGAAAAAGCAGTTGTTTAAACATTCTGCCTGTCCATTTCGATGTCCTAATTGTGGCCAACGTTTTGAAACTGAAAACTTAGTGGTTGAACATATGTCCAGCTGCCTAGACCAAGATATGTTTAAGAGTGCCattatggaagaaaatgaaagagatcaCAGACGAAAGCATTTTTGTAATCTCTGTGGAAAAGGATTTTATCAGCGGTGCCACTTAAGAGAACACTATACTGTTCATACTAAGGAAAAACAGTTTGTTTGTCAGACATGTGGAAAGCAGTTTTTAAGAGAACGTCAATTGCGACTGCACAATGATATGCACAAAGGCATGGCCAG
- the ZBTB1 gene encoding zinc finger and BTB domain-containing protein 1 isoform X1: MAKPSHSSYVLQQLNNQREWGFLCDCCIAIDDIYFQAHKAVLAACSSYFRMFFMNHQHSTAQLNLSNMKISAECFDLILQFMYLGKIMTAPSSFEQFKVAMNYLQLYNVPDCLEDIQDADCSSSKCSSSASSKQNSKMIFGVRMYEDTARNGNEANRWCAEPSSTVNTPHNREPDEESLQLGNFPEPLFDVCKKSSVSKLSTPKERVSRRFGRSFTCDSCGFGFSCEKLLDEHVLTCTNRHSYQNTRAYHRIVDIRDGKDSNIKTEFGEKDSSKTFSSQMDKYRGDTNQAADDSASTTGSRKSGTVESETASEEKSRAAETKRIIIKMEPEDIPTDELKDFNIIKVTDKDCNESTDNDELEDEPEEPFYRYYVEEDVSIKKSGRKTLKPRMSISTDERGGLENMRPPNNSSPVQEDAENASCELCGLIITEEDLSSHYLAKHIENICACGKCGQILVKGRQLQEHAQRCGEPQDLTMNGLGNAEEKMDMEENPDEQSEIRDMFVEMLDDFRDNHFQINNIQKKQLFKHSACPFRCPNCGQRFETENLVVEHMSSCLDQDMFKSAIMEENERDHRRKHFCNLCGKGFYQRCHLREHYTVHTKEKQFVCQTCGKQFLRERQLRLHNDMHKGMARYVCSICDQGNFRKHDHVRHMISHLSAGETICQVCFQIFPNNEQLEQHMDVHLYTCGICGAKFNLRKDMRSHYNAKHLKRT; encoded by the coding sequence ATGGCAAAGCCCAGCCACAGCAGCTACGTCCTTCAGCAGCTAAACAATCAAAGGGAATGGGGTTTTCTCTGTGACTGTTGTATTGCAATTGATGACATTTACTTTCAAGCACATAAAGCAGTTCTAGCTGCTTGTAGCTCctattttagaatgtttttcatGAACCATCAGCATAGCACTGCACAACTGAATCTCAGCAACATGAAAATTAGTGCTGAGTGTTTTGATCTCATTTTGCAGTTTATGTACTTAGGAAAAATTATGACCGCTCCCTCTAGTTTTGAGCAGTTTAAAGTGGCAATGAACTACTTACAGCTATACAATGTTCCAGACTGCTTAGAAGACATACAGGATGCAGACTGTTCTAGTTCAAAATGTTCATCTTCTGCTTCCAGCAAACAGAACAGTAAAATGATATTTGGGGTAAGAATGTATGAAGACACTGCTAGAAATGGCAATGAAGCCAATAGGTGGTGTGCAGAGCCAAGTTCAACAGTAAATACACCACATAATAGAGAGCCTGATGAAGAGTCTTTACAATTAGGTAATTTTCCTGAACCATTATTTGATGTGTGCAAAAAAAGTTCTGTGTCCAAATTATCTACTCCAAAAGAACGTGTGTCACGGCGCTTTGGACGGAGTTTTACCTGTGATAGCTGTGGATTTGGCTTTAGCTGTGAAAAATTATTAGATGAACATGTGCTAACCTGTACTAACAGACATTCATATCAAAATACAAGAGCCTATCACAGAATAGTAGATATTAGAGATGGAAAAGACAGTAACATCAAAACTGAATTTGGTGAAAAGGATTCttctaaaacattttcttcacaaatggacaaatacagAGGAGACACAAACCAGGCTGCTGATGATTCAGCCTCAACCACTGGAAGCAGAAAAAGTGGCACAGTAGAATCAGAAACAGCCAGTGAAGAGAAAAGCAGAGCTGCTGAGACAAAAAGAATCATTATCAAGATGGAGCCAGAAGATATTCCTACAGATGAACTGAAAGACTTTAACATTATTAAAGTTACTGATAAAGACTGTAATGAATCCACTGACAATGATGAATTAGAAGATGAACCTGAAGAgccattttatagatattatGTTGAAGAAGATGTCAGTATTAAAAAAAGTGGTAGGAAAACTCTAAAACCTCGGATGTCAATAAGTACTGATGAAAGAGGTGGTTTAGAAAATATGAGGCCCCCTAATAACAGTAGTCCAGTACAAGAGGATGCTGAAAATGCATCCTGTGAACTATGTGGACTCATAATAACGGAGGAGGACCTGTCATCTCATTATTTAGCCAAGCACATTGAAAATATTTGTGCATGTGGTAAATGTGGACAAATACTTGTGAAGGGCAGACAACTTCAGGAACATGCTCAGAGATGTGGAGAACCCCAAGATTTGACAATGAATGGATTAGGAAATGCTGAGGAGAAAATGGACATGGAAGAGAATCCTGATGAGCAGTCTGAAATAAGAGATATGTTTGTTGAAATGTTGGATGATTTTAGGGACAatcatttccagataaacaacaTCCAGAAAAAGCAGTTGTTTAAACATTCTGCCTGTCCATTTCGATGTCCTAATTGTGGCCAACGTTTTGAAACTGAAAACTTAGTGGTTGAACATATGTCCAGCTGCCTAGACCAAGATATGTTTAAGAGTGCCattatggaagaaaatgaaagagatcaCAGACGAAAGCATTTTTGTAATCTCTGTGGAAAAGGATTTTATCAGCGGTGCCACTTAAGAGAACACTATACTGTTCATACTAAGGAAAAACAGTTTGTTTGTCAGACATGTGGAAAGCAGTTTTTAAGAGAACGTCAATTGCGACTGCACAATGATATGCACAAAGGCATGGCCAGGTATGTCTGTTCCATTTGTGATCAAGGAAACTTCAGAAAACATGACCATGTACGGCATATGATTTCTCATTTATCTGCTGGTGAAACTATATGCCAGGTCTGCTTCCAGATATTCCCAAATAATGAACAGTTGGAGCAGCACATGGATGTTCATCTGTACACATGTGGAATATGTGGAGCAAAATTTAATTTGAGAAAAGATATGAGATCACATTATAATGCCAAGCATTTGAAAAGAACATAA